A window from Myripristis murdjan chromosome 11, fMyrMur1.1, whole genome shotgun sequence encodes these proteins:
- the LOC115368161 gene encoding digestive cysteine proteinase 1, producing MQCWYIAAALLWTAVATEGRAVPSLPNFGKAYHVKGVISLPYAEIKEPFEAWLDLAAKSSRIDYYHGQVSTYQLGSEQQWGTSYKITPETTEVELNVMKCFQVNGTKDEPVTPQASLPDVQGFQFLRMEYYGGSLCEVWQNVTTVGYKKNTYTLWVTREERGADGKEDPATPLHYEMMGYNTLLGSHYDKYLVDYREFSTHVDPKVFSLPEGMTCGGFPGPGVEHHMLANPMKDLVHTSASGHAQRMFGHFKEKFQRQYADEREHEKREHAFVHNLRFVHSKNRAGLSFSLALNSLSDRTMSELATMRGRRRGKTPNKGLPFPASLYEGVQVPESLDWRLYGAVTPVKDQAICGSCWSFATTGAVEGALFLKTGSLQVLSQQMLVDCSWGFGNNGCDGGEEWRAYEWIMKHGGIATTETYGAYMGMNGLCHVNASQLTAHIKSYTNVTSGDADALKLALFKNGPAAVSIDASHRSFVFYSHGVYYEPACGNTTDSLDHAVLAVGYGTLNGEPYWLIKNSWSTYWGNDGYILMSMKDNNCGVTTDATYVTLA from the exons ATGCAGTGCTGGTACATTGCAGCTGCTCTTCTGTGGACAGCAGTAG cCACAGAGGGAAGAGCCGTCCCATCACTTCCAAACTTCGGAAAGGCCTATCATGTCAAAG ggGTGATCTCTCTGCCCTATGCTGAGATCAAGGAGCCATTTGAGGCCTGGCTAGACCTGGCAGCGAAGTCCAGCAGAATAGATTATTACCATG GCCAAGTATCTACGTACCAGCTGGGCTCGGAGCAGCAGTGGGGCACCTCTTATAAAATCACACCTGAGACCACAGAGGTAGAGCTGAACGTCATGAAGTGCTTTCAGGTCAATGGAACAAAGGATGAACCAGTCACACCACAGGCATCGCTGCCAGACGTGCAGGGTTTCCAG TTCCTAAGAATGGAGTACTATGGAGGCTCGCTGTGTGAGGTTTGGCAGAATGTGACCACCGTGGGCTACAAGAAGAACACGTACACACTGTGGGTGACCCGGGAAGAGAGGGGTGCAGACGGCAAGGAAGACCCCGCCACCCCCCTCCATTATGAGATGATGGGCTACAACACACTGCTGGGGTCTCACTATGACAAATACCTGGTGGACTACAGGGAGTTCAGCACCCACGTGGACCCCAAAGTCTTCTCACTGCCCGAAG GAATGACCTGTGGAGGATTTCCTGGTCCAGGAGTGGAGCACCACATGTTGGCCAATCCAATGAAAGACCTCGTCCACACGTCTGCATCAGGCCACGCGCAGCGCATGTTCGGCCACTTCAAGGAGAAGTTCCAGCGGCAGTATGCCGATGAGAGGGAGCACGAGAAGAGAGAGCACGCTTTTGTCCATAATCTCCG GTTTGTCCACTCCAAGAACAGAGCAGGACTGTCCTTCTCCCTGGCTCTGAACTCGCTGTCAGATCGCACCATGTCCGAGCTCGCTACCATGAGGGGTAGGAGACGAGGCAAGACCCCGAACAAAGGGCTTCCGTTCCCTGCAAGCCTTTATGAAGGGGTGCAGGTACCCGAGTCCCTCGACTGGAGGCTTTATG GTGCTGTGACCCCAGTGAAGGACCAGGCCATCTGCGGCTCCTGCTGGAGCTTTGCCACCACTGGAGCAGTAGAGGGCGCTCTCTTCCTGAAG ACAGGCTCCCTGCAGGTCCTGTCTCAGCAGATGCTGGTGGACTGTTCCTGGGGTTTTGGCAACAACGGCTGCGATGggggagaggagtggagagctTATGAGTGGATCATGAAGCACGGAGGCATCGCCACCACAGAAACCTATGGAGCCTACATGGGAATG AATGGCCTGTGCCATGTGAACGCGTCCCAGCTCACTGCACATATCAAGAGCTACACCAACGTCACCTCAGGCGACGCAGATGCCCTCAAGCTGGCACTCTTTAAAAACGGCCCAGCGGCGGTCAGTATCGACGCCTCACATCGCTCATTTGTCTTCTACAGCCATGGCGTCTACTACGAGCCTGCTTGTG GTAATACCACTGATTCCTTGGACCATGCTGTGCTTGCAGTGGGCTATGGCACCCTGAATGGAGAGCCATACTGGTTGATTAAGAACTCATGGTCCACCTACTGGGGAAATGACGGCTACATCCTCATGTCTATGAAGGATAACAACTGTGGTGTCACCACTGATGCTACATATGTCACACTGGCATAG
- the LOC115367809 gene encoding solute carrier family 22 member 6-B, which yields MNFDQILSAIGGFGKYQKILYVWICLPQILLAFHMMVSIFTGATPPHRCRESSSSAAGNLSSSSGTLSLNLSLPDASCFSGELQLQGNRTERVPCGHGWVYSKEIFQSTTVTEWDLVCDKASWNSVGSSIYMSGLLVGSVLFGAMADRYGRRFILLLSLALQTVFGVAVAFAPTFLAYVILRFIVGTTISGIIINAFVLGTEWTCTQRRMLAGIITDYAFGLGYMLLAGVAYLIRDWRKLQLAISAPGFLFIFYIWVLPQSARWLLANDRREEAIVLLRKAALVNGRVLPPTVQVEKCEMAGAGKQKYTAMDLVRTPQMRKRAIILFYIWFVNVLVYYGLSLGASRLGTNLYLTQFVFGLVEIPARSLVLLVLPCSRRLSQSGFLAVGGLACLLMLAVPADYPNLLTGLAMLGKFGITASFAVIYVYTAEIFPTVLRQTGIGMSSMFARMGGVLAPIINMLHNRSPTAPLVIFGCSPLLGAVLALALPETAGRPLPDTVEDAENWETRFPPNKESKEMCEDSSQSASCAEGQELEHLASQI from the exons ATGAATTTCGACCAAATCCTGTCTGCAATCGGAGGCTTTGGCAAGTACCAGAAAATTCTGTACGTATGGATCTGCTTGCCCCAGATCCTCCTCGCCTTCCACATGATGGTGAGTATCTTCACAGGAGCCACACCGCCGCATCGCTGCCGGGAGAGTTCGAGCTCAGCGGCCGGGaacctgtcctcctcctctggtaCCCTGAGCCTGAACCTCAGCCTCCCGGACGCGTCCTGCTTCTCTGGCGAGCTTCAGCTTCAGGGGAACCGGACAGAGCGCGTCCCGTGTGGCCACGGATGGGTGTACAGCAAGGAGATCTTCCAGAGTACCACAGTCACCGAG TGGGACCTGGTGTGTGACAAAGCCAGCTGGAACAGTGTCGGCTCATCGATCTATATGTCCGGTCTGTTGGTGGGATCTGTGCTGTTTGGAGCCATGGCTGACAG gTACGGCAGGCgtttcatcctgctgctgtccCTCGCCCTGCAGACGGTGTTTGGAGTTGCTGTGGCTTTTGCTCCCACCTTTCTTGCTTATGTGATTCTGCGCTTCATCGTGGGCACCACAATATCTGGAATCATCATTAATGCCTTTGTTCTCG GTACAGAGTGGACCTGCACCCAGAGGCGCATGCTGGCTGGTATAATCACAGATTATGCCTTTGGCCTGGGCTACATGCTCCTAGCGGGTGTAGCGTACCTGATACGAGACTGGAGAAAGTTACAGCTGGCCATATCAGCCCCCGGCTTCCTGTTCATCTTCTACATATG GGTGCTGCCTCAGTCTGCCCGATGGTTGCTGGCCAATGACAGGAGAGAGGAAGCCATTGTTCTCCTCCGCAAGGCAGCACTAGTCAATGGCCGAGTCCTACCTCCCACCGTACAG GTAGAAAAGTGTGAGATGGCAGGAGCGGGTAAGCAAAAGTACACGGCCATGGATCTCGTACGAACACCTCAGATGAGAAAGAGGGCTATTATCCTGTTCTACATCTg GTTTGTGAACGTGTTGGTGTATTATGGCCTCTCTCTGGGCGCGTCCAGGTTAGGGACGAATCTCTACCTGACCCAGTTTGTGTTCGGGCTGGTCGAGATCCCCGCTCGGTCTCTGGTGCTGCTCGTCCTGCCCTGCAGCCGGCGCCTTTCCCAAAGCGGCTTCCTGGCAGTTGGAGGGCTCGCCTGCCTGCTCATGCTCGCTGTCCCTGCAG ATTACCCCAACCTTCTGACTGGTCTCGCAATGTTAGGGAAGTTTGGCATCACGGCTTCCTTTGCTGTAATCTACGTGTACACTGCTGAGATATTCCCCACCGTGCTACG GCAAACAGGAATTGGCATGTCCAGTATGTTTGCGAGGATGGGGGGTGTGTTAGCTCCCATTATCAACATGCTGCATAACCGGAGCCCCACTGCGCCCCTGGTCATCTTCGGCTGTTCCCCGCTGCTGGGTGCCGTCCTGGCCTTGGCACTGCCCGAAACCGCCGGCAGACCTCTTCCTGATACAGTGGAGGACGCTGAGAACTGGGAGACAAG GTTTCCTCCAAACAAGGAGAGCAAAGAAATGTGTGAGGACAGTAGCCAATCAGCAAGCTGCGCAGAGGGGCAGGAGCTGGAGCACCTCGCAAGCCAGATTTAa